The Verrucomicrobium spinosum DSM 4136 = JCM 18804 genome includes a region encoding these proteins:
- a CDS encoding DMT family transporter, translated as MSSLPANSSSPSASWANWLQLHLVVLAWGFTGPLGRLISLPPVETVAWRTGMAALGLAVVARMLRAGLNVGGHTALKLLGNGLLVGGHWMLFFLAVKLGNVSVAMAALPTTMIWCSLLEPLFEKGRRISRLELGMGVLMVLAVGLIFRVEFAYWQGFAAGLGCAFVGALFAVINKHLVAREHFAVISCYQMAGACVGAVAVLVGQWLLGTSPQSPQTADWVWLLVLSQVCTVGAYAAYMNVLRHLSVFSINVVYNLEPVYGIVLAALLFGDKERMSGGFYLGTGIILMAVVVTPWLQARARSAGDTRRKT; from the coding sequence GTGTCCTCCCTTCCTGCCAACTCTTCCTCACCATCCGCCAGTTGGGCCAACTGGCTCCAGCTTCACCTGGTGGTGCTGGCATGGGGCTTTACCGGGCCCTTGGGCCGGCTCATCTCCCTGCCCCCGGTGGAGACCGTGGCCTGGCGCACAGGAATGGCAGCCTTGGGGCTGGCCGTGGTGGCCCGGATGTTGAGGGCGGGGTTGAACGTGGGTGGCCACACCGCGCTGAAGCTGCTGGGCAACGGGCTTCTCGTGGGTGGGCACTGGATGCTCTTCTTCCTGGCGGTCAAGCTGGGCAACGTGTCTGTGGCCATGGCGGCCCTGCCCACCACCATGATCTGGTGTTCCCTCCTCGAACCCCTGTTTGAGAAAGGCCGTCGCATCAGCCGGCTGGAGCTGGGCATGGGAGTGCTCATGGTGCTGGCGGTGGGGCTGATCTTCCGGGTGGAGTTCGCCTACTGGCAGGGGTTTGCCGCCGGGCTGGGCTGTGCGTTTGTGGGGGCACTGTTTGCCGTCATCAACAAGCACCTGGTGGCGCGGGAGCATTTCGCGGTGATTTCCTGTTACCAGATGGCCGGGGCGTGTGTTGGGGCGGTGGCAGTGCTGGTGGGTCAGTGGCTTCTGGGCACCTCTCCGCAATCACCCCAAACGGCGGACTGGGTGTGGCTCCTCGTGCTCTCCCAGGTCTGCACCGTCGGGGCCTATGCCGCCTACATGAACGTGCTCCGCCACCTGTCTGTGTTCTCCATCAACGTGGTGTATAACCTCGAACCTGTGTATGGCATCGTGCTCGCGGCCCTGTTGTTTGGGGACAAGGAGCGGATGAGCGGAGGGTTCTACCTCGGAACCGGGATCATTCTCATGGCGGTGGTGGTGACACCGTGGTTGCAGGCCAGGGCCCGCTCCGCGGGAGACACAAGACGCAAGACCTGA
- a CDS encoding arylsulfatase: MSMFLRHLLFLCIGVAMLSANQAAAHAAPPNIIYILSDDLAQGDLGCYGQKLIKTPNLDRMAAEGTRFTQAYCGTSVCAPSRSSLMTGLHMGHCPIRANREIKPEGQMPLPADTLTVAQVLKGAGYATACVGKWGMGMFDTTGSPLKKGFDHFYGHNCQRKAHNYFPPYIWNDDQQVALDGKTYVQDLFANESLKWVREQKRKAPDQPFFLFYAITLPHGDYQTDNLGIYADQKDWTPTQKAYAAMVTRLDSDVGRLLDLLKELKIDENTLVMTSGDNGSSFPPDSELGRLFDQAMGGKLRGFKRGMYEGGLRQASIARWPGAIPAGRVSDEPWAFWDFLPTAADLAGAKLPSGYKPDGLSLVSFLKGGPAPRREYFYWELHENASLQALRFDQNWKAVRNGPNQPVELYDLATDESEAHNVAAAHPDRVTRALELMKSARVDSADFPMRGARAGGGNKKTGNKAPAADVPNAN, encoded by the coding sequence ATGTCCATGTTTCTGCGCCACCTCCTCTTTCTCTGCATCGGTGTTGCCATGCTCTCAGCGAATCAGGCTGCGGCGCACGCCGCACCGCCCAATATCATCTACATCCTCAGCGATGACCTGGCCCAAGGGGACTTGGGGTGTTACGGCCAGAAGCTGATCAAGACGCCGAACTTGGATCGGATGGCGGCGGAGGGAACGCGGTTCACGCAGGCCTATTGCGGCACCAGCGTGTGTGCTCCTTCGCGGTCTTCGCTGATGACGGGGCTTCATATGGGGCACTGCCCCATCCGTGCCAACCGTGAGATCAAGCCGGAAGGGCAGATGCCACTGCCTGCCGACACGCTGACGGTGGCGCAGGTGCTCAAAGGCGCGGGCTATGCCACGGCCTGTGTGGGCAAGTGGGGGATGGGCATGTTCGACACCACGGGCAGTCCGTTGAAAAAGGGGTTCGACCATTTCTATGGCCACAATTGCCAGCGCAAGGCGCACAACTACTTTCCGCCTTACATCTGGAACGATGACCAGCAGGTGGCGCTGGATGGCAAAACGTATGTGCAGGATCTGTTTGCCAACGAGAGTCTGAAATGGGTGCGCGAGCAGAAGCGCAAGGCTCCGGACCAGCCGTTCTTCCTGTTCTATGCCATCACATTGCCACATGGCGACTACCAGACCGACAACCTGGGCATCTATGCCGATCAGAAAGACTGGACGCCCACGCAGAAGGCGTATGCCGCGATGGTGACGCGGTTGGACAGTGATGTGGGGCGTCTTCTGGACCTGCTCAAGGAGCTCAAGATTGATGAGAACACGCTGGTCATGACCTCTGGAGACAACGGCTCTTCCTTCCCGCCGGATTCGGAGCTGGGCCGCCTGTTTGACCAGGCTATGGGCGGCAAGCTGCGCGGGTTCAAGCGCGGTATGTATGAAGGCGGGCTGCGCCAGGCTTCGATCGCCCGCTGGCCCGGCGCGATTCCGGCAGGCCGGGTTTCGGATGAGCCCTGGGCATTCTGGGATTTTCTTCCCACGGCGGCTGATCTGGCGGGGGCCAAGCTGCCATCCGGGTACAAGCCTGACGGTCTGTCGCTCGTATCCTTCCTCAAAGGGGGCCCTGCCCCGCGGCGGGAGTACTTCTACTGGGAGCTCCATGAGAATGCGTCCCTCCAGGCGTTGCGCTTTGACCAGAACTGGAAGGCCGTGCGCAATGGGCCCAACCAGCCGGTGGAGCTCTACGACCTGGCGACGGATGAGAGCGAGGCGCACAACGTGGCGGCGGCGCATCCAGACCGGGTGACCCGGGCACTGGAGTTGATGAAGAGCGCCCGGGTGGACTCTGCGGACTTCCCCATGAGAGGGGCCCGCGCTGGGGGCGGCAACAAAAAGACCGGCAACAAAGCTCCGGCTGCCGACGTTCCCAATGCGAACTGA
- a CDS encoding sulfatase family protein, which translates to MRHHLSVLLLSLIALWTLPRLGAAEAGPLNVVVLYADDWRFDTLSCAGNPVVKTPNLDRLAAEGTRFTRSCVTTSICGVSRATLFTGQWMSRHGNPAFQMFKTPLSETYPGLLRDQGYWVGHVGKWHNGKFPQEAFDFGRSYSGRHFIKEPDGSMVHVTQKNQKDALEFLDTRPKDKPFCLTLAFFATHAEDQNPKQYLYQPESESLYKDVKITVPATGSDEHFKKLPAFIANEKNEGRNRWHWRFDTPEKYQEYMKAYYRMATEVDTACGRVLEALKSQGVLDRTLVIFTTDNGYFHGEHGLADKWYPYEESIRVPLIVRDPRTPEARRGGTNDEFVLNVDLAPTILAATGVKAPATMQGQDFAPLYLAAAPPAWRQEFFYEHATIKSVDFIPSSEALVRKEVKYLFWPDFKHEELFDLKTDAQEEHNLAADPARAAQLVELRKRFEELKSAAR; encoded by the coding sequence ATGCGTCATCATCTGTCCGTCCTCCTCCTGTCATTGATCGCTTTGTGGACTTTGCCCCGACTGGGGGCAGCGGAGGCCGGGCCTTTAAATGTGGTGGTGCTCTATGCCGATGACTGGCGCTTCGACACGCTTTCCTGCGCCGGGAATCCAGTGGTGAAGACGCCGAATCTGGATCGACTGGCCGCAGAGGGCACGCGGTTCACGCGGTCCTGCGTGACCACCTCCATCTGCGGTGTGAGCCGGGCCACACTGTTCACGGGTCAGTGGATGTCGCGGCATGGGAATCCCGCATTCCAAATGTTCAAGACTCCCCTGAGCGAGACCTATCCGGGCTTGCTGCGTGACCAGGGCTACTGGGTGGGGCACGTGGGCAAGTGGCACAATGGCAAGTTTCCTCAAGAGGCCTTCGATTTTGGCCGCTCGTACAGCGGGAGGCATTTCATCAAGGAGCCCGACGGGAGCATGGTGCACGTGACGCAGAAGAATCAGAAAGACGCCTTGGAGTTCCTCGATACGCGACCAAAGGATAAACCCTTCTGCCTCACCCTGGCCTTCTTTGCCACCCATGCAGAGGACCAGAATCCGAAGCAGTATCTCTACCAGCCGGAGAGTGAGAGCTTGTACAAGGACGTGAAGATCACCGTGCCGGCCACCGGGTCGGATGAGCATTTCAAGAAACTGCCTGCCTTCATCGCCAACGAGAAGAACGAAGGTCGCAATCGCTGGCACTGGCGCTTCGACACGCCGGAGAAATACCAGGAGTACATGAAGGCTTACTACCGCATGGCCACGGAGGTGGACACTGCCTGTGGCAGGGTGCTGGAGGCGCTCAAGTCGCAAGGCGTGCTGGACCGCACCCTGGTGATCTTTACCACAGACAATGGCTACTTCCATGGGGAGCATGGTCTGGCAGACAAGTGGTACCCGTATGAGGAGAGCATTCGTGTGCCGTTGATCGTACGGGATCCCCGCACCCCGGAGGCCCGCCGGGGCGGTACGAATGACGAGTTCGTCCTCAATGTGGATCTGGCCCCCACCATCCTGGCGGCCACCGGAGTGAAGGCCCCCGCCACCATGCAGGGGCAGGACTTTGCCCCGCTGTATCTTGCTGCTGCTCCGCCGGCGTGGCGGCAGGAGTTCTTCTACGAACATGCCACCATCAAGAGTGTGGACTTCATCCCTTCATCCGAGGCGCTCGTGCGGAAGGAGGTGAAGTATCTCTTCTGGCCTGACTTCAAGCACGAGGAGCTCTTCGATCTGAAAACTGATGCCCAAGAGGAGCACAACCTCGCCGCGGACCCAGCCCGTGCAGCCCAACTGGTGGAGCTGCGGAAGCGGTTCGAGGAACTGAAATCAGCAGCCCGCTGA
- a CDS encoding methylglyoxal synthase, with protein MPTIGLVAHDHCKDNLLAWAQKHREQLQGWTLCATGTTGSLLEKELGLPVRRFLSGPLGGDLQIGTEIAEGRMDLLIFFWDPLSAQPHDPDVKALLRVAVLWNVPVAMNEAGADLLLIGLAQGTYQRFIPDHTNYRAVRELQAESLRASTSAGC; from the coding sequence ATGCCAACCATCGGTCTCGTCGCTCATGATCACTGCAAGGACAACCTGCTCGCCTGGGCGCAGAAGCACCGGGAGCAGCTCCAGGGCTGGACCCTCTGCGCCACGGGCACTACGGGAAGTCTTCTGGAAAAGGAACTGGGGCTGCCTGTGCGCCGCTTCCTGAGCGGGCCGCTCGGGGGCGACCTTCAAATTGGCACGGAGATCGCCGAGGGCCGCATGGACCTCCTGATCTTCTTCTGGGATCCCCTCTCCGCCCAGCCGCATGATCCGGATGTGAAAGCCCTGCTGCGCGTGGCCGTCCTGTGGAACGTGCCGGTGGCCATGAATGAGGCTGGTGCCGACCTTCTGTTGATCGGCCTTGCGCAAGGAACCTACCAGCGGTTCATCCCGGACCACACGAACTATCGTGCCGTCCGGGAACTCCAGGCTGAAAGCTTGCGCGCCTCCACCTCAGCGGGCTGCTGA
- a CDS encoding ATP-binding cassette domain-containing protein, translated as MTGNITLCYKDELRAFSLDKKATVIGSSPSADLQIPAPGLEPAHATLSWEARASTWVLSAGTPNAQRTLRLNGQSLSTVAPLEDGDIIEMPDVLIRFGLTSAQPVFRGVTTAEIPLKGLRKLVMGRASGDAPGDPKVDLDAEDSRVSRVHLEIEQPESGVAFASDKSQTGTLLNGQRFDRRQLIVGDRLKLGSYTFEFTGTSLRQVSAFGGAKVESRHLTFTLPNGRNILNDVSLDVTPCSFVGILGGSGQGKSTLMNALCGVNPASAGEVYINGARLGDPRQMAASGIGYVPQDDIVHQELTVTEAITYSAQLKLPSGTPRKAVRDLVEETIDRLGLAEHKEKRISMLSGGQRKRVSIATELLAKPSVLFLDEPSSGLDPKTEFDLMSLLRRLAGTDCTVICTTHVLGRAYLFDQLLFVHGGHVIFNGTPDEAERYFKVERGLDEIYLKVGGDETRTAAQWRQEFEGSRPEAKPLAYLPPAQDDPLQQSRPKLGPGWLPTLFIQLRRQWSILKADLLNLLFLLAQPVIIAVLVGWVADDAVLRMFLCIVATLWFGCSNGAQQIVREISIFRRERVCGLGLNAYLQSKYAFLTFVTVLQAIVLFVVTLGVGHLLNPSDLKAEDFLKKATERVTPKVTASQAPEAGGGQAPAVSLDEFEIVTEETKDTANSASAAPAPAVAIEPPAAPQGPGFITTTLLRAAHFFEFGQNLLDTTDPGEGKPPGPDTGIKMLGIGITVMLLKLFALFAAAFVGVAIGLAISALVRNSTQAVMWVPLVLIPQILFGGFVVTRPEMTASVRIASTIVPSYCAQRMMDVAGIYGQTTPRISNRTKYPVFLTPTGEQESVTWTEAGKEYTEKYDKVSDWNVSWQNLVVFPNRVGQHHHLFAMRRGVKVYDQSTEQRNDVRYEMGTLFRFADPAISSFLVLGGWIVACYSITIFGLIGKQKGK; from the coding sequence ATGACCGGCAACATCACCCTCTGCTACAAGGACGAACTGCGCGCCTTCTCCCTGGATAAAAAGGCGACCGTCATCGGCTCGTCGCCCTCGGCAGATTTGCAAATCCCTGCGCCAGGCCTGGAACCCGCGCATGCGACCCTTTCCTGGGAGGCCCGCGCCTCCACCTGGGTCTTGAGCGCCGGTACACCCAATGCCCAGCGCACCCTGCGTCTAAACGGCCAGTCCCTCTCGACGGTGGCCCCTCTGGAAGATGGCGACATCATTGAGATGCCGGACGTTTTGATCCGCTTTGGCCTGACCTCAGCACAGCCCGTTTTCCGTGGCGTGACGACGGCTGAAATCCCTCTCAAAGGGCTGCGCAAGCTGGTGATGGGCCGCGCCAGTGGGGATGCTCCCGGTGACCCTAAAGTGGACCTCGATGCCGAAGATTCACGCGTTTCCCGCGTCCACCTGGAGATCGAACAACCCGAGTCTGGCGTAGCTTTCGCATCTGACAAAAGTCAGACCGGCACCCTCCTCAACGGACAGCGCTTTGACCGCCGCCAGCTCATCGTGGGGGATCGCCTGAAGCTCGGCAGCTACACCTTTGAGTTCACCGGCACCTCCCTCCGCCAGGTTTCCGCCTTCGGCGGTGCCAAGGTCGAATCCCGGCATCTCACCTTCACACTGCCGAACGGACGCAACATCCTCAATGACGTCTCACTCGACGTCACCCCCTGCTCCTTTGTGGGCATCCTGGGTGGGTCGGGACAGGGCAAGAGCACCCTGATGAACGCCCTCTGCGGGGTGAACCCCGCCAGCGCAGGCGAGGTGTACATCAACGGGGCCCGGCTGGGCGATCCGCGCCAGATGGCGGCCTCAGGCATTGGCTATGTGCCGCAGGATGACATCGTGCACCAGGAGCTCACCGTTACCGAGGCCATCACCTACAGCGCCCAGTTGAAGCTCCCCTCCGGCACCCCACGCAAAGCGGTGCGTGATCTTGTGGAGGAGACCATCGACCGCCTGGGCCTGGCCGAGCACAAGGAAAAGCGCATCTCCATGCTCTCGGGGGGACAGCGCAAGCGCGTCAGCATCGCCACCGAGCTGCTGGCCAAGCCCAGCGTGCTTTTCCTGGATGAACCTTCCAGCGGCCTCGATCCGAAGACGGAGTTTGACCTCATGTCCCTCCTTCGCCGGCTGGCGGGCACGGACTGCACCGTCATCTGCACCACCCATGTGCTGGGTCGTGCCTACCTCTTTGACCAGTTGCTCTTCGTCCACGGCGGACACGTCATTTTCAACGGTACGCCGGACGAGGCAGAGCGCTACTTCAAAGTCGAGCGCGGGCTGGATGAAATCTACCTGAAGGTGGGCGGTGATGAGACCCGCACCGCCGCCCAGTGGCGTCAGGAGTTCGAGGGCTCACGTCCCGAGGCCAAGCCCCTGGCCTATCTGCCCCCGGCCCAGGATGATCCCCTCCAGCAGAGCCGGCCCAAACTGGGCCCAGGCTGGCTGCCCACCCTTTTCATCCAGTTGCGCCGCCAGTGGAGCATCCTCAAGGCGGACCTGCTCAACCTGCTCTTCCTCCTCGCCCAGCCGGTCATCATCGCCGTGCTGGTTGGCTGGGTGGCAGATGACGCCGTGCTGCGGATGTTCCTGTGCATCGTGGCCACGCTCTGGTTCGGCTGCAGCAACGGTGCCCAGCAAATCGTGCGGGAGATCTCCATCTTCCGTCGCGAGCGCGTCTGCGGCCTGGGGCTCAATGCCTACCTGCAGAGCAAATACGCCTTCCTCACCTTCGTCACCGTCCTGCAGGCCATTGTGCTCTTCGTCGTCACGCTGGGGGTGGGTCATCTCCTGAACCCGTCTGACCTGAAAGCGGAGGACTTCCTGAAAAAGGCGACCGAACGGGTCACTCCCAAGGTCACGGCCTCCCAGGCACCCGAAGCTGGTGGCGGCCAGGCCCCCGCTGTCTCTCTGGATGAGTTCGAGATCGTCACCGAGGAGACCAAGGACACGGCCAACAGTGCCTCAGCAGCCCCGGCTCCAGCCGTGGCCATCGAGCCACCTGCCGCCCCCCAAGGTCCCGGTTTCATCACCACCACGCTCCTGCGTGCCGCCCACTTCTTCGAGTTCGGCCAGAACCTTCTGGACACCACTGATCCCGGCGAGGGCAAACCTCCAGGGCCAGACACGGGCATCAAGATGCTGGGCATTGGCATCACCGTCATGCTCTTGAAACTGTTTGCACTGTTCGCCGCCGCCTTTGTGGGCGTAGCCATCGGCCTCGCCATCTCTGCGCTCGTGCGGAACAGCACCCAGGCCGTCATGTGGGTGCCCCTGGTGTTGATTCCTCAAATCCTCTTTGGCGGATTCGTCGTCACCCGGCCGGAGATGACCGCCAGCGTGCGGATCGCCAGCACCATCGTCCCCAGCTACTGCGCCCAGCGCATGATGGACGTAGCTGGCATCTACGGCCAGACCACACCGCGCATCAGCAACCGCACGAAGTATCCCGTCTTCCTCACTCCCACCGGCGAGCAGGAGTCCGTCACCTGGACAGAGGCCGGCAAGGAATACACGGAGAAGTATGACAAGGTCTCCGACTGGAACGTGAGCTGGCAGAACCTCGTCGTCTTCCCAAATCGCGTGGGCCAGCACCACCACCTCTTCGCCATGCGCCGTGGGGTGAAGGTGTATGACCAGTCCACCGAGCAACGCAACGATGTTCGCTACGAAATGGGCACCCTCTTCCGCTTCGCCGACCCCGCCATCAGCTCCTTCCTCGTGCTCGGCGGCTGGATTGTCGCCTGCTACAGCATCACCATCTTCGGCCTCATCGGGAAGCAGAAAGGGAAGTAG
- a CDS encoding YMGG-like glycine zipper-containing protein, whose protein sequence is MKMKFIQSTAACTALAMLASCANIQNDQTRTRTEGALAGGALGALAGGIIGNQSGRAWEGALIGAAAGGLAGLAVGDSVARKKARYASQEAWLDACISQAERVNSKAVAYNRSLSQRIRELEGRYSRAKASGDTGEMRKIKQAVVVMQTESRKEVQRVDVEIKDQTTVVSETGSSSLRSRVSELRSTRSSISSNQERLADLGNQIDV, encoded by the coding sequence ATGAAAATGAAGTTCATCCAGTCCACTGCCGCCTGCACTGCGCTTGCCATGCTCGCCAGCTGCGCAAACATTCAGAACGACCAGACCCGCACCCGTACGGAAGGTGCACTTGCCGGCGGTGCGCTGGGAGCTCTGGCAGGCGGGATCATTGGCAACCAGAGCGGACGCGCCTGGGAAGGTGCCCTGATCGGTGCCGCCGCAGGCGGTCTTGCCGGCCTTGCCGTGGGTGACAGCGTCGCCCGCAAGAAGGCCCGCTATGCCTCCCAAGAAGCCTGGCTGGACGCCTGCATCTCCCAGGCAGAGCGTGTGAATTCCAAGGCCGTGGCCTACAACCGTTCCCTCAGCCAGCGCATCCGCGAGCTGGAAGGTCGCTACAGCCGTGCCAAGGCCAGTGGCGACACGGGTGAAATGCGCAAGATCAAGCAGGCCGTGGTGGTCATGCAGACCGAGTCCCGCAAGGAAGTGCAGCGTGTGGATGTAGAAATCAAAGATCAGACCACCGTCGTCTCTGAAACCGGCAGCTCCTCCCTCCGCAGCCGCGTGAGCGAACTCCGCAGCACCCGCTCTTCGATCAGCTCCAACCAGGAACGCCTGGCTGATCTCGGCAACCAGATCGACGTCTAG
- a CDS encoding S41 family peptidase, translating into MKNLSTSATRSLLLGLGLGLATLVSPPLGAQAPVGVPAADQEADVATVTALVNEAVGQIYKSAYRTEPIPVIYTKALRGLLTSLGEGAQAQAKDLSGMIDGAAEAEFISALQAIATAPGQRQSLRDLAETAIKTYCKQHDPYTRYIEADDVRISQLMGKASGSGVGMSINEKNGIFLCYPLPGSPAEAAGVKAGDKLLTVDGKSVNEKPLEYLAGLIRGAPGTEVNLRVEHGFGRAQTVRVTREALTTPTVFVEKKVTGVVLRVRKFSKELLDEARAALGQLTAGSTLTLDLRGCPGGDLDVAIAFTSLFLEAGEPVVTVRTRGRPDEVSTATKPREFKPAAIVLLQDEGTASAAELVIAALVNSKTARAASQGVKTYGKGVLQTRIELRGGGVLMVTTGELIAPQGQTWDLTGLLPSLENRGRIFPKE; encoded by the coding sequence ATGAAAAATTTGTCCACCTCCGCCACCCGCTCACTCCTGCTCGGACTCGGGCTGGGGCTGGCAACGCTGGTCTCTCCGCCACTGGGGGCACAGGCTCCGGTCGGGGTTCCCGCCGCCGACCAGGAAGCGGATGTGGCCACCGTCACTGCGCTGGTGAATGAGGCGGTGGGTCAGATCTACAAGTCGGCCTACCGGACGGAACCGATTCCCGTCATCTATACCAAGGCATTGCGCGGACTACTGACCTCTCTGGGCGAGGGAGCCCAGGCGCAGGCCAAGGACCTTTCAGGCATGATCGATGGCGCTGCAGAAGCTGAATTCATCAGTGCTCTCCAAGCGATCGCCACCGCTCCCGGCCAGCGACAGTCTTTGCGGGATCTGGCGGAGACCGCCATCAAGACCTACTGCAAGCAGCATGATCCCTACACCCGCTATATTGAGGCGGATGACGTGCGTATCTCCCAACTGATGGGTAAGGCGTCCGGCAGCGGCGTGGGGATGTCCATCAATGAGAAAAACGGCATCTTTCTCTGCTACCCCTTGCCAGGCTCGCCTGCGGAAGCCGCTGGAGTCAAGGCCGGGGACAAGCTGCTGACGGTCGATGGCAAGTCGGTGAACGAAAAGCCCCTCGAGTACCTGGCAGGCCTGATCCGGGGCGCTCCGGGGACGGAGGTGAACCTCCGGGTCGAGCATGGCTTCGGGCGCGCCCAGACCGTGCGGGTCACCCGGGAGGCGCTCACAACTCCCACCGTGTTTGTGGAAAAGAAGGTGACTGGCGTGGTCCTGCGAGTGCGCAAGTTCAGCAAGGAACTGCTGGATGAGGCCCGCGCCGCCTTGGGGCAGCTCACGGCAGGCAGCACCCTCACTCTGGATCTGCGCGGCTGCCCGGGAGGTGATCTGGACGTGGCCATCGCTTTCACCAGCTTGTTTCTGGAGGCTGGCGAGCCAGTGGTGACCGTGCGTACGCGGGGCAGACCGGATGAAGTGAGCACCGCCACCAAGCCTCGCGAGTTCAAGCCGGCCGCAATTGTCCTCCTTCAGGACGAAGGGACCGCCTCTGCGGCAGAACTGGTTATTGCCGCCCTGGTGAACAGCAAAACCGCCCGAGCTGCCAGCCAGGGGGTGAAAACCTATGGCAAGGGAGTGCTACAGACCCGCATTGAGTTGCGCGGCGGCGGCGTCCTCATGGTCACCACGGGCGAGCTGATCGCTCCCCAGGGCCAGACTTGGGATCTGACCGGCCTGCTGCCCTCGCTGGAAAATCGTGGCCGCATTTTCCCGAAGGAGTAG
- a CDS encoding class I SAM-dependent methyltransferase, with product MLGIRQLPKLALEAFVIRRYRGIEGWFTWKEALSLYELAKALPSNSTVVEIGSWKGRSTYCLAQGLKDGSVHAIDPFDGSGEEGSAETYEREAGEGDLYAGFCQRMKVLGINGKVKPHRGFSNQFVDAFEKIDLLFIDGDHSMEGCTFDFEHYAPKIPSGGYIAFHDYSSIRKDLGPTHVVEKLLLPSGQYEFVGLFGSLWAGRKI from the coding sequence ATGCTTGGCATTCGACAACTTCCGAAGCTAGCCCTTGAGGCGTTTGTGATTCGCCGCTACCGCGGCATTGAGGGATGGTTCACCTGGAAGGAGGCGCTGAGCCTCTATGAACTGGCGAAGGCGCTGCCGAGCAACAGCACGGTGGTGGAGATTGGGAGCTGGAAGGGGCGCAGTACGTATTGCCTCGCACAAGGCCTGAAGGACGGCTCGGTGCATGCCATCGACCCGTTTGATGGATCGGGCGAGGAAGGCAGCGCGGAGACCTATGAGCGGGAAGCCGGCGAGGGCGACCTGTATGCGGGGTTCTGCCAGCGGATGAAAGTCTTGGGGATAAATGGAAAGGTCAAGCCGCACCGTGGGTTTTCGAACCAGTTTGTGGATGCGTTCGAGAAGATTGACCTGCTGTTCATCGATGGCGATCACTCCATGGAGGGGTGCACGTTCGATTTTGAGCACTACGCTCCCAAGATCCCGTCGGGAGGCTATATTGCCTTTCATGACTACTCCTCCATTCGCAAGGATCTAGGACCGACGCATGTGGTGGAGAAGCTGCTGCTGCCTTCGGGGCAGTATGAGTTTGTTGGGTTGTTTGGGTCGTTGTGGGCGGGGAGGAAGATCTAG
- a CDS encoding VWA domain-containing protein gives MNSTAPSSPSIDPQEQLRRWRLILGGEGADGTGLALAGADLEMDRALGDLYDAEEGKGLQSRNRPAKGGTEGSRPRVARWLGDIRKYFPSTVVRVMQKDALDRLKLQEMLTEPEMLEAVEPDVHLVASLIALNSILPTKTKETARLVVRRVVDELTRKLEEPIRSAVSGALNRAERNLRPRIAEMDWPRTIQANLKHWQPEHQTIVPEKRIGFGRKKQRTQRQIILCIDQSGSMAASVVYSSICGAVLASLPAVKTHLVVFDTSVVDLTDQLDDPVELLFGTQLGGGTDINRAVGYCQSLITDPANTILVLISDLIEGGVEQNLLRRTSDLVESGVQFLALLALSDEGSPCYDHELAARMGALGVPSFACTPDLFPDLMAAAIKREDINSWAAKHEVVTTRGDTRH, from the coding sequence ATGAACTCCACTGCCCCCTCCTCACCCAGCATCGATCCCCAGGAGCAGCTTCGCCGATGGCGGCTGATTCTGGGTGGAGAAGGCGCCGATGGCACCGGTCTGGCCCTTGCCGGGGCGGATCTTGAGATGGATCGCGCCCTGGGTGATCTCTATGATGCCGAGGAAGGCAAGGGGCTCCAGTCCCGGAACCGGCCCGCCAAGGGCGGCACCGAAGGCAGCCGCCCCCGCGTGGCCCGCTGGCTGGGAGACATCCGGAAGTACTTTCCTTCAACCGTGGTGCGGGTCATGCAAAAGGACGCGCTCGACCGGCTGAAGCTCCAGGAGATGCTGACCGAGCCGGAGATGCTGGAGGCCGTGGAACCCGATGTGCATCTGGTGGCCAGCCTCATCGCGCTTAACAGCATCCTGCCCACCAAGACCAAGGAGACCGCCCGCCTCGTGGTGCGCCGTGTCGTGGACGAGTTGACTCGCAAGCTGGAGGAGCCCATCCGCTCCGCCGTGAGTGGTGCCTTGAACCGGGCTGAGCGGAACCTGCGGCCTCGCATCGCCGAGATGGACTGGCCCCGCACCATCCAGGCCAACCTTAAACACTGGCAGCCCGAGCACCAGACGATTGTCCCGGAGAAGCGCATCGGCTTCGGCCGCAAGAAGCAGCGCACCCAGCGCCAGATCATCCTCTGCATTGACCAGAGCGGCAGCATGGCCGCCTCCGTGGTGTACTCCAGCATCTGCGGGGCAGTTCTGGCCAGCCTGCCCGCGGTGAAGACCCATCTCGTGGTCTTTGATACCTCCGTGGTCGATCTCACCGATCAGCTTGACGATCCGGTCGAACTCCTCTTTGGCACCCAGCTCGGCGGCGGCACGGACATCAATCGCGCCGTAGGCTACTGCCAGAGCCTGATCACCGATCCCGCCAACACCATCCTCGTGCTCATCTCCGATCTCATCGAGGGCGGGGTGGAGCAGAACCTCCTGCGACGCACCTCCGACCTCGTCGAGAGCGGTGTGCAGTTCCTCGCCCTCCTGGCCCTCAGCGATGAAGGCTCGCCCTGTTATGACCACGAACTCGCCGCCAGGATGGGCGCCCTTGGCGTCCCCTCCTTCGCCTGCACCCCGGACCTCTTCCCCGACCTCATGGCCGCCGCCATCAAACGCGAGGACATCAACTCCTGGGCCGCCAAGCATGAGGTGGTGACCACCCGGGGAGACACAAGACATTGA